In bacterium, the following proteins share a genomic window:
- a CDS encoding PhoH family protein — MKSAHERNIKLKGVNPVLLLGPGDSHLKIIEKSFTSKIVVRGDTVWLSGTVDELDNIEEVFTELIFLCNKKSQIDRIDVETVIRLVKSGQTEEAPADDVSHHKHIDEVVLFTHRDYIEAKTQGQTEYVKQARQNDIVFAIGPAGTGKTYLAVALAMAALKNKEVDRIVLSRPAVETGESLGFLPGDLRDKIDPYLRPLYDALHDMLPSNKLERFMEQGVIEIVPLAYMRGRTLNNAFVILDEAQNTTPTQMKMFLTRLGANSKAIITGDITQSDLPRGMMSGLREVEEILMGIEGIAFVFFEKTDVVRHRLVREIIEAYDQHTESDAKRNNNLSIQRGGE, encoded by the coding sequence TTGAAATCAGCTCATGAACGCAATATCAAGTTAAAAGGCGTCAATCCGGTTCTTTTGTTAGGTCCCGGTGACAGTCATTTGAAAATTATCGAGAAGAGTTTCACTTCAAAAATAGTCGTTCGTGGCGATACGGTTTGGTTAAGCGGCACAGTTGATGAACTGGATAATATCGAGGAAGTTTTTACGGAGTTGATTTTTCTTTGCAATAAAAAATCGCAAATAGACCGCATAGATGTTGAAACGGTTATTCGGTTAGTTAAGTCGGGTCAAACGGAAGAAGCACCAGCCGACGACGTTTCGCATCATAAACACATCGACGAAGTCGTTCTTTTTACGCATCGTGATTATATAGAGGCCAAAACACAAGGTCAAACAGAGTATGTAAAACAAGCACGTCAAAACGACATTGTATTTGCAATCGGTCCTGCAGGGACCGGAAAAACGTATTTAGCCGTGGCGTTAGCGATGGCCGCGCTCAAGAATAAAGAAGTCGATAGAATTGTATTATCAAGACCGGCAGTAGAAACAGGAGAGAGCCTTGGATTTTTGCCGGGCGATCTGCGGGATAAGATTGATCCCTATCTTCGGCCATTGTATGATGCATTACATGATATGTTGCCGTCCAATAAACTTGAACGTTTCATGGAACAAGGTGTCATTGAAATCGTCCCGCTCGCGTATATGAGAGGACGTACTCTCAACAATGCATTCGTCATTTTAGATGAAGCTCAGAACACAACGCCGACACAAATGAAAATGTTTTTAACCCGGCTAGGGGCCAATTCCAAAGCGATCATTACCGGCGACATTACACAAAGCGATTTGCCGCGCGGTATGATGTCAGGCTTGCGTGAAGTCGAAGAAATTTTAATGGGCATCGAAGGTATTGCGTTTGTCTTTTTTGAAAAAACAGATGTTGTCAGACACCGGCTGGTTCGCGAAATTATCGAAGCCTATGATCAGCATACCGAATCGGATGCTAAACGAAATAATAATTTATCCATTCAGCGCGGCGGAGAGTAG
- a CDS encoding acetyl-CoA C-acyltransferase — translation MKEVVIVSAVRTPIGTFQGSLSSINATRLGALVVEEAIKRAGIQKTDVDEVIMGNV, via the coding sequence ATGAAGGAAGTTGTCATTGTGAGTGCGGTCAGAACTCCGATAGGTACGTTCCAGGGCTCACTCAGCAGCATCAATGCCACGCGTCTTGGAGCGCTCGTCGTTGAAGAGGCTATAAAACGCGCCGGAATACAAAAAACCGATGTCGATGAAGTGATCATGGGGAATGT